Below is a genomic region from Fusarium oxysporum Fo47 chromosome VIII, complete sequence.
AATCAAGGGGCTTACAGGCACTAAGCTACAGTAACCCCACACAAAGTGAACCCTCCAAATGACGTCGAGCCTTTCTAAAATTCTCCAATCGACAACATCCTCCGCTGACGAGACCTCCATACCAACTTCGACAGCGCCGAAGGAGGCCTCATATCCACATACTACTATTTTCAAGTGTAGTTGTCGATCTAGGAAGTTTGAATCACTTCCTCTCACCAGACGATGCCTGTATGTCCCCCACTTTGTGACAACTTACACGACCCCTCAGCTAAGTCATCGCCCAGCTCATCATTGTCTCTGGACTACCTACTTCAGGCAAGTCGACACGATCACAACAACTTTACGATTACCTCTCCAAGCGTATCGCTGATTCGAAATATCGCCTACACCTCATCTCTGACGAATCCCTTTCTATCTCCCGTTCCGTTTACGATCTTTCGAGTCTCCCCGCACATACCAGGTCTGCGAACGCCTCAGAGAAGGATGCTCGCGCTACAATCTATGGCGCCGTGAAGCGCGTACTTAGCGACAAGGACATTGTGATTCTTGATGGCTTAAATTACATCAAGGGTTGGCGATACCAACTACACTGCGAATCTAAGGCTGTGCGCACACCGAGCTGTATACTCCAGATTGGATGTTCAGTGGATAAGGCACGTGAGGTTAATGAGGCCAGATTaaagaagagagaggccGAGGCATCCAAGACAGCGGATAAAGAAGAGGCAACGCCTTCAGCTACAACTTCCTGCGATACGATCGTGGACTCTACAGAGCCATACGAGCCCGGCAATTGGGACAACTTAGTCTTTCGATACGAAGAACCCAATCCCATGACCAGGTGGGACAGTCCTCTCTTCACGCTTATCtgggaggatgatgaggccCAAACCAACAAGGTCTTCTCCGACCTCTGGGACGCAATCGCCGGCGAAGCCCGCAAGGTTGTGCGCCCGAATCAAGCAACAATACAGCGCGGCCGCGAGGAAAGTGGTGACTACTTGTATCTCCTGGATCGCGAGACATCGGATGTTGTGAAGCGCATAGTCGAAGCACAGCGAGAGGGTGACGACGTTGACGAGGTACGGATACCGTCTGGCTCTGTAGAACTGACGATACATTTACCCGCGGGCAATAAGGTTGGCCTCCCACAATTACAAAGGTTAAGGAGGGCGTTCATGGGGTTGAATAGAGGTGGTATTGGATTGGAGGCTGTGGGCGATATGAAGTCTTCACGGCTGAGAGACACCTTTGTGACGTATCTCAATGATTCgtttgagaaggatgagtaGTACTTTTTCTCTATGAAGGTTGTGACCTCATTGTAAAAGCTCTCAGTGCGGCTCAATGTGATGACCTTGATGTGACTATAGAGTCTTGACACCTGCTTACATGATCACACAATGAGTTTTCTCACATGCCCAGGAAGTTCAGAATTGTTCATTGAGATAAATCACCGGGCGGGATGTACCTGCGATGAGAAAATGAAGTCAGTATAGTACATTCATACCAATGTGCTCGCCCATGGTGTCTAATCATGAGTTGAACATGCCAGCAGAGCTTATGATTGGTTGTGGGTTCTGTGGCTCCAGGGTAGCCTTTAGATCAAATGCCATGGACAACAATGACCTGCATCGCAGATGGCAtaagacgaagaagaagacgttccttgttttcttcttctttttctcatTTCAACTTATAAGTATGCCAATATATTTCCCTGGACACATTATAGGTAACCTAGGAGAGgtaagaaaacttaggataCACATCCAAAGCAACAAAAAAACTCGAATAAATTTAGGACAGACTTAACAAGCTCAGTATGCACTTCGCAGGTCTTTAGACTGATTATTTCTGGCACTCTTATCGaatgtcagaagttttcttgctccttgaGGGTAGCATCAGACAGTGTAGTCTGGATGATAGATAAACATGAGAAGCCTGAAGCTCGGACGAAGAAATAACTGTAACTAGTACCTCACGGTCGAGAGGAAGTGTTTTGAATACGCCCTAGATGCCCCGAGTCATAGCACGGCCCAGGTTGATAACATTCCTCCACCTTGCCGACAAGTTCAATGACATAGATCGTTCCATCATGTTTGTCAGCAGTGTGCAGTGGGTTACCGGATGATTCGAGATTCAAGATGGCGAAGAGGCGAGAGGATTTATAAGATACTTCAAGAAATTACAATGGGCAAAATAGCATCAGTGTTGGAAAATGGCGAGTGAGTCAAAACTTGATCCACAAGTATCGTCAGTATTGTCATCTGAGACGCTGAATGTCGAGGTAGGCAGCTGGGGCCGCGCAACAATTGGAAGCCTTTGATCCACCATGACCGCCATATGCCGCTGTAGCACTTGAGATAGTGTAGACCGAGCTACCAATGCAAGAGCTAAGTACTTTCCGCGGTTCCTGCGTGGCACTCAACAAGGTGGCGGGATCATGAGCGAATATGTGTAAGGCAATTTACGCAGTATGTTTAAAATCATTATAGAGCAAACTATATGTTCATTTGCAACCAAAACTTACCTTGTTACAGTACAATGGAAGCTTCTGCTGGCTTCCACCTGTTTTGCCTTTGTCGTAGTCGTCACTCTCTGTTTGCCTGTTGCTACCGCCTTGCGCCCGCCTCTGTTCATCATACTAGTGCCAGCCTAGAGCCCCACCATCAAGCACGGCTGAGCTAAGCTACTTCCACCCTTGCAACATCATTGTTCCGCCCCGTTTCAGGGAATCCGGTGATATCATTGGCCCACAGCTGTGGCGGTCGGCCAGTGAATCGCTGTCAAACAGTTCCGATGAGAGGGAAGGTGCCCTGTGGCCTTTGAGAACAGCTCGAACCTTCGTTACCTTACCTCCGACCTCACCTCTGCTTTAACTCTTGCATCTCTCAAACTTCAACACAAACTTTCTCTCTACATCCGCCCCCACGAATTCTCCTATTCCGCAATTTCTATTTAAACACACACCACACACGCAAGAGCCAGCACTTggctttttttttatcttgCAACACTCACAGCTCCCCCTCCTTTCGTCATCACCGAGCCAGCATCAGCTTCGCCTGAAGCATCCAGATAACCATCATGGCTCCCCAGCCTGACGAGCACCACCCCCACAAGAAGGTCAACTTGACGTATGTGAAAAACCACCTCTGGATCTATCTCGATCACTGTTCTTTCGGCAAGCGGAATAACTGACAAGATTACAGCGACCCTTCCGGCGCCGAGGTCAAGAACGTTCGTGACATACCAATTGATGAGATTCCCCAACATGTCGCTAACCGCTGTGCAGGAGGATGATGTCGCGACCGCgattctcaagaagaagaagaagcctaACCAGTTGATGTAGGTGCTTTGCGCTGTTTAGTTCGCATACAATTACTGACAACACCAAGGGTCACCGATGCCGTCAACGATGACAACAGCATTATCGCCCTCTCCGAGGCCACTATGGACCAGCTCCAGCTTTTCCGAGGTGATACCGTTCTGGTTcgaggcaagaagagaaaggacaCCGTCCTCATCGTTCTTGCCGACGAGGAACTCGATGATGGCAGCGCTCGCATCAACCGAGTCGTTCGTCACAATTTGAGAGTCAAGCACGGTGATATGATCACCATCCACCCTTGCCCGGATATCAAATACGTCAGTAACCACTGAATATAAACATGAACTAGCTTCTAACATTTCTGCAGGCCAAGAGAATTGCTGTTCTCCCCATTGCTGATACCGTCGAGGGTATCACCGGTTCCCTGTTCGACGTTTTCCTCGCTCCCTACTTCCGAGAAGCTTACCGACCTGTTCGCCAAGGAGACTTGTTTATCGTCCGCGGTGGTATGAGACAAGTAGAATTCAAGGTTGTCGAGGTCGATCCTCCCGAGTATGGTATCGTCGCACAAGATACTGTTATTCACTGCGAGGGTGAGCCTATCCAGCgagacgaggaagagaacaACCTCAACGAGGTTGGTTATGATGACATTGGTGGATGCCGAAAGCAAATGGCCCAGATCCGAGAGATGGTTGAGCTTCCTCTCCGACATCCCCAGCTTTTCAAGTCTATTGGTATCAAGCCTCCCCGAGGTGTTCTGCTCTACGGTCCCCCCGGTACCGGTAAGACTCTAATGGCTCGAGCTGTTGCCAACGAGACTGgtgctttcttcttcctcatcaacggTCCTGAGATCATGTCCAAGATGGCTGGTGAATCCGAGTCAAACCTCCGAAAGGCTTtcgaggaggctgagaagaactcccctgccatcatcttcatcgatGAAATTGACTCTATCGCCCCCAAGCGTGAGAAGACCAACGGTGAGGTCGAGCGACGAGTCGTCTCTCAGCTCCTTACCCTCATGGACGGTATGAAGGCCCGCTCCAACGTCGTCGTGATGGCTGCTACCAACCGTCCCAACTCTATCGACCCCGCCCTTCGACGATTCGGCCGTTTCGATCGTGAGGTCGACATTGGTATCCCTGACCCTACCGGCCGTCTTGAGATTCTTCAGATTCACACCAAGAATATGAAGCTCGGCGATGACGTCGACCTGGAGCAGATTGCCTCCGAGACACACGGCTACGTCGGTTCCGATGTTGCTGCCCTCTGCTCCGAGGCCGCTATGCAGCAGATTCGTGAGAAGATGGATctcatcgatctcgacgaggACACAATCGATGCCGAGGTTCTTGATTCTCTCGGTGTCACCATGGAGAACTTCCGTTTCGCCCTTGGTGTGTCCAACCCCTCCGCTCTCCGCGAGGTCGCCGTCGTCGAGGTTCCCAACGTTCGCTGGGAGGACATTGGTGGTCTCGAGGAGGTCAAGCAGGATCTCAAGGAGAACGTTCAGTACCCTGTTGACCACCCCGAGAAGTACCTCAAGTTCGGTATGTCTCCTTCTCGAGGTGTGCTGTTCTTTGGTCCTCCTGGTACTGGTAAAACTATGTTGGCCAAGGCCGTTGCCAACGAGTGTGCTGCCAACTTCATCTCCGTCAAGGGACCTGAGCTTCTCAGCATGTGGTTTGGTGAGTCTGAGAGCAACATCCGAGACATCTTCGACAAGGCTCGTGCTGCCGCTCCTTGTGTTGTCTTCCTTGACGAACTTGACTCCATTGCCAAGGCTCGTGGTGGATCCATGGGTGATGCTGGCGGTGCTTCTGACCGTGTCGTCAACCAGCTCCTGACTGAAATGGATGGTATGACTTCCAAGAAGAATGTCTTCGTTATTGGCGCCACCAACCGACCCGAGCAGCTCGACCCTGCTCTGTGCCGACCTGGTCGTCTCGACTCGCTCATCTACGTACCTCTGCCCGATGAGCCCGGTCGTCTCAGCATTATCAAGGCCCAGCTCCGCAAGACCCCCATCGCCTCCGATATCGACTTCGGCTACATTGCCTCCAAGACCCACGGTTTCTCTGGTGCTGATATCGGCTTCATCACCCAGCGTGCTGTCAAGATCGCTATCAAGGAGTCTATCGCTGCCGATATCGAGCGCCAGAAGGCTCGCGAGGCTGCTGGTGACGAGATGGACACAGATGAGGATGCTGAGGACCCCGTGCCCGAGTTGACCAAGGCCCACTTCGAGGAGGCTATGCAGATGGCTCGCCGATCAGTATCTGACGTCGAGATCCGCCGGTACGAGGCCTTTGCCCAACAGATGAAGAACGCTGGTCCTGGTGCCTTCTTCAAGTTCCCCGAGGCCGGTgccgaggctgctggtgctgacgGCGGTAACTCGtttggcgatgctggcaacgatgatgatctcTACGACTAAGGACGGCAACGACTGTATGGACATGAGTCCTTTGTATTCTAATAATTTCACTCGCACATCTCTACATTGGCTCGTAGGCTGCTAGTGGGCAATATACTCACGCATTCTATACGGCTGATATTCGAATGGGAGTTGGTAGAATGGTAGAGGAAAGAAGAACGGCAACCTGATCCTGGCTTTTCTGATGAGCCAGAAGGATATGAAAGTAGTCACGGTGTGACTCGAGACGGATTTGCGTTTTGATAGATGATGAAATTGATTCCCTTAGCTTTATATCAAGTCTAAAAGTGATTGTTTCCTGTGTGTGCTAAATTGATTATATTAGCAGGTGTCATAAATCTGTGGTAAGATGGGCGCTTCCTGCTTGGCCCCTATACTGTTTATTTCTTTTGATACAAGGCTTTTAAACAGTCGTCTTAATACAATGAAGCTGAGAGCTCCATCAGTCTGCAGCTGGAAATGAACATTTCTCGCCTTCACGTAAGAGATATTCATAAAGTACATCAGCCTTGTAGCGCCAAGAACGGCAGACATTAATTTTTCACCATAGCAAAATCGTCAGAGATAGTCATCAAGGTAATGTCTATTCATTTGTGTCATACGTAGTTATCGTCTCGTGTCCATGCGTTCGGGGTCCTGTCTCCCTTCCAACACCCCGTGCGAGTATGTTTGTTGtgaattataatataagttagtttGCTTTTCAATAAAGGCCCTCGTTAAGCTATTATTTTGGGCGTATCCTGACTTGTCCGGTTTTGCGTATGTAGGGCTTGCTGGTGTATGGTGGTAAGCACCCAAGTTATCGAACCCTTGTTGGGCTTCTCGCATTGTTTGGATATTGTCTTCGGTTTTGTTGTAATTCAGAATGCCGGGCATATTTCCTGATGCGACGAGAATTATTCTATCACCTCTTGACTTGGTTCAAATGTTTCAAGGGATAGCCGCATCTTAAGCGGTTCCTTCGTCCTCGATGTCGCAAACAGCTTCTAGGCTCTCCCTGGTGACGCGAAGAGCCTCCTCGATTACCGACTCCGGCACAGCAAGACTAGGCTTAGCGTCAGCCGCACCATTAGTCTTCGGGGCATCGCCGTTTGTTGCAGGCTTAGCGCTCGTTCCGTTCGAGCTCGATGATATGGGGTTGAGGGCAGAATCGTGCCGGACATCTTCGAGCACGCGACTCAGTAGGGCGGGAAAAGTTGTCACTTCGCCGGAGCGCAGCAGAGCAAGTGCATGCGATTGGATAGCCGTGGGCCAGTTTGTAGAATGAGAGTTTAGCGCGTGGAGAAGAGCATCTTGTATTCTTGGATAGTGTGTTAGTAGGTTGTCATGATAGAAACTGGCGAGGGAGGGGGAGCGTACTTTGAGACGTGACCGTCGCGCAGAAGCACTGTGTTGATTTGTGAGCGTAAATCTGGATCCAGAGTCGCCTGTGTGTGGTTTGCGGCGCTGGAGGGCACCTTGACGGGGGTAGAGGGTGCGTTGTTGgacatgatggcgatgcAGGTGGAGGATGATCAATTTTGGTCCCGCTGAGGGAGAGCGTCGGCGGGAGATGGAAAGTGTTGGTCTGAGGGGGCTCTTGACCAATCGCAATAGTTTTTCCTTCGATGTTGAGCCAAATATCGTGTACAAGACACAGCGAGAGCTCTCGATCGGTCGCTCCGAAGCTCGAATGTTGTACGCTAGGTCAGGAGTATCACTTCGTTTATCTCTAAGATAACAATTGAACTATAACAATATGATTAGCGGCGTTCTCCGACTTGAGCAAAGGCCAAAAATGGAGCTCTTACCCACCCACAATGTATCGA
It encodes:
- a CDS encoding chromatin associated protein KTI12 — translated: MPLIIVSGLPTSGKSTRSQQLYDYLSKRIADSKYRLHLISDESLSISRSVYDLSSLPAHTRSANASEKDARATIYGAVKRVLSDKDIVILDGLNYIKGWRYQLHCESKAVRTPSCILQIGCSVDKAREVNEARLKKREAEASKTADKEEATPSATTSCDTIVDSTEPYEPGNWDNLVFRYEEPNPMTRWDSPLFTLIWEDDEAQTNKVFSDLWDAIAGEARKVVRPNQATIQRGREESGDYLYLLDRETSDVVKRIVEAQREGDDVDEVRIPSGSVELTIHLPAGNKVGLPQLQRLRRAFMGLNRGGIGLEAVGDMKSSRLRDTFVTYLNDSFEKDE
- a CDS encoding P-loop containing nucleoside triphosphate hydrolase protein, with product MAPQPDEHHPHKKVNLTDPSGAEVKNEDDVATAILKKKKKPNQLMVTDAVNDDNSIIALSEATMDQLQLFRGDTVLVRGKKRKDTVLIVLADEELDDGSARINRVVRHNLRVKHGDMITIHPCPDIKYAKRIAVLPIADTVEGITGSLFDVFLAPYFREAYRPVRQGDLFIVRGGMRQVEFKVVEVDPPEYGIVAQDTVIHCEGEPIQRDEEENNLNEVGYDDIGGCRKQMAQIREMVELPLRHPQLFKSIGIKPPRGVLLYGPPGTGKTLMARAVANETGAFFFLINGPEIMSKMAGESESNLRKAFEEAEKNSPAIIFIDEIDSIAPKREKTNGEVERRVVSQLLTLMDGMKARSNVVVMAATNRPNSIDPALRRFGRFDREVDIGIPDPTGRLEILQIHTKNMKLGDDVDLEQIASETHGYVGSDVAALCSEAAMQQIREKMDLIDLDEDTIDAEVLDSLGVTMENFRFALGVSNPSALREVAVVEVPNVRWEDIGGLEEVKQDLKENVQYPVDHPEKYLKFGMSPSRGVLFFGPPGTGKTMLAKAVANECAANFISVKGPELLSMWFGESESNIRDIFDKARAAAPCVVFLDELDSIAKARGGSMGDAGGASDRVVNQLLTEMDGMTSKKNVFVIGATNRPEQLDPALCRPGRLDSLIYVPLPDEPGRLSIIKAQLRKTPIASDIDFGYIASKTHGFSGADIGFITQRAVKIAIKESIAADIERQKAREAAGDEMDTDEDAEDPVPELTKAHFEEAMQMARRSVSDVEIRRYEAFAQQMKNAGPGAFFKFPEAGAEAAGADGGNSFGDAGNDDDLYD